The Lodderomyces beijingensis strain CBS 14171 genome assembly, chromosome: 4 nucleotide sequence TGCTAAAGATTAAAATTCAACAGTATaacaagcaaaagatgatcaacttggttgACGATTCGCCGCAGCTCACAGATGATAAATTCCCCACCACGAGATGCCACCATatggaagaggaggagccTGAAGAATCCCCTTCACAAGAACTCATCAcgttttttgaagaaaaccaccaccagctttCTAGTGGCGACGAGCCACAATCGACGAGTGTGACTCCACAACATCGCTGCGTCAAGTCATCTTTTAAAAACCGAGATTCGCGAATCAACCCGCAGTTTCTCAGATTATACGCTTATGATTTCAACGCAAGAACCAAGTCGCAAACGCTCCCCAACGCACTTACACAAGAAGATCTTCTCCGCATCATTGCCATCAAGCCAGAGCTCAAGAATTTCCACTACCAGTATAACATGTACCGCATTTCAAACATGTCTCGGGAAAAACTTTGGAAGTCGGTGGTGTTACCACCGAGGAAAGACGAGAGCCCCTGCGAGTTTATAGACAGTGAGCATTATATGCAAGATGACGTGGAAGTGGTTCAAAACCACTCGATTACGAGAAAACTGGGCAAGTATTTGCCATGGGATTTGAAGCCAAGCATCAAGCCCGCGGGCGTCTTGCCTGGTGGCAAGTGGGCATTCAATGGGCTTGCACCTAACCTGGGAGTGACCAAGACCCAATTTACAATCAAAGGTTGGTGCAATTCTCGTTGGAGAGATGCTGCAAGTGAAGAGGAAGATTAAATGGGGGAAAGGAGGTAAAGGAGGTAATGAACCTCCAGGTTAATATAGGAATTAATTTCAGTTCAAAGGTAATTTTATAATTTATCGGGGTTTTTATAGAATGAGAAACGAATACTACTTATttattcaaaaaagaaggagaaaaaaaaaagagaaaccaAAGCAAGACAAAACAAATGTATCACCAacgaagttgaagttgttcgggaggggggggagaagAAACACCCATCAGAGTGATggcttgagcaagttgcGTATGGGCAACGCACTAACGAATCCGTGCTCTCTCGGTATCGGACCCAACTCACTGACGGCCATAGAGATGTAGATAGAATAACTGTTGCGTGTGGTAGCGCGTTTCTCTAAACGACGATCACGTGAATTGTATCAGGTCTTCGCCCTACTCACAGCATCGCTAAAAGTAAAAAACGAATTTTTCAGTAGCAGAGCACCACTGAAGTGTTGATATTGGAAACCTCCCCTGCTTACGACCTCTTCAGATCCGTCTCCACAGTAAACATAGACAAAAGCACAGCCATGGCCccaaaaggaaagaaggTTGCACCAGCACCATTTGCTGCTAAATCAGCCAAGTCCGCTGAATCCAAGAACCCATTAATCGAAGCCGCCCCAAAGAACTTTGGTATTGGTCAATCGATCCAACCAAAGAGAAACTTGTCGAGATTCGTCAAGTGGCCCGAATATGTCAGATTacaaagacaaaagaaGATTCTCTCGTTGAGGTTGAAGGTGCCACCAGCAATTGCCCAGTTCAACCAAACTTTGGACAAGAACACCGCTGCTCAAACTTTtaaacttttcaacaagtacagACCAGAAACCGCATctgaaaagaaggaaagattGACCAAGGAAGCCGCAGCTGTTGCCGAGGGCAAGTCTGCTAAGGATGCATCACCTAAACCCGTTGTCGTCAAGTACGGTTTGAACCACGTTGTTtccttgattgaaaacaaaaaggcTAAATTGGTTTTGATTGCCAACGACGTCGACCCTATTGAATtggttgtctttttgcCAGCTTTATGTAAGAAGATGGGTGTTCCATACGCTATCGTCAAGGGTAAGGCCAGATTGGGAACTTTGGTCCACAAAAAGACCTCATCCGTTGCTGCTTTGACTGAAGTTTCATCCGCTGACGAATCGGAATTGTCTAAATTGATCTCAACTATCGATGCTAACTACTTGCAGAAATACgaagagaacaagaagcactggggtggtggtgttaTGGGCTCCAAGGCTAACGACAAGATTGCTAAGAAGGCTAAGattgctgctactgctgctactggCCACAACTAAGCTCACgatgaaaaacaacaacaacaacaacaacaacggctTATaactttccaaaaaagaaaaaaactgTAATAATTTTAATGGAGTATTGATGATGTAGAACTCTACTGGCTCAGCCGTCTCTGGTGTTTTCGTGTGGGATTTAGCGTTTTACTAGtgcaacaaaaacaaaaaagaagggatCTAAACGGGCGCAACAAAGTAAGTCCTTGAGCTTGCTTTGCTAGGATTCCTCTAAGTTCAAGACATTCTTTCTTGCTTTTCGTTGTCTTTTCAAGCAAGAGGTTTACTCCATGTATCCTCGATTTGGGCAAAACAGGGGGGTTGTTATTTGGAGACGCCTAGGGATTTACCcgagagagagggaaagaaaaatcaaatACATCTACACCGATGCAAAATGACAATCACATTTCCCGAACCTTTTTGGTGGGGTTGGTACGCGACAGGTGATCAACTACTACACCAGGCAGAGACAATAACTTGGCTATGCAAATTCGAGAATCTAACGAATAATCATTCATGATTGCACTTGACACGAACCACACCCATTCGAGTTATCCAGAGGTGATTCTTTTCACTGCCCCGCGAATActcttttccatcaacCGTGGCGTTCCATCTCCGTTCCTGATCCAACCGACAACAACGGGATCTCTCatgaaatgaaaataaTTCCATTCCCAGATATAGTCGGTCAACGCTTGTTTTGGTATGTCTACGGCACGAACAACGAATTGGATTGAAGAAAGAATGAATTAGAAAGCCAGATTTATTATTTTAGACCCACTCCCATGTTGAATATAATATTTtcaaggttttttttttttactttggTTGAGCTTTGGGTGAAGAGCTTTTCCGGAAAATGGATGAGGAGGGTTATATAAACATAGTTGCGGATTTCAAAACgttaaaaaacaaagatgtttgttgttgaaagaagcTTGTGACTTTAGGATTTCAAAAGGTGTCAAACGTAGCAATGTCCACAATTAGTGGGGATGGAAAGAGCTCGTCAGTTTTAACAGATGGCAAGCAGGATGGTGCCGGGTTATC carries:
- a CDS encoding 60S ribosomal protein eL8 — encoded protein: MAPKGKKVAPAPFAAKSAKSAESKNPLIEAAPKNFGIGQSIQPKRNLSRFVKWPEYVRLQRQKKILSLRLKVPPAIAQFNQTLDKNTAAQTFKLFNKYRPETASEKKERLTKEAAAVAEGKSAKDASPKPVVVKYGLNHVVSLIENKKAKLVLIANDVDPIELVVFLPALCKKMGVPYAIVKGKARLGTLVHKKTSSVAALTEVSSADESELSKLISTIDANYLQKYEENKKHWGGGVMGSKANDKIAKKAKIAATAATGHN